In a genomic window of Desulfobulbaceae bacterium:
- a CDS encoding branched-chain amino acid ABC transporter permease LivH (LivHMGF is the membrane component of the LIV-I/LS branched-chain amino acid transporter) produces the protein MEYFIELFLSGLTRGSIYALIALGYTMVYGIIGLINFAHGEIYMIGAFTALIFANLLTVWGWPTAAILICAGSAAVIYSCAYGYTVEKIAYKPLRNAPRLSPLISAIGMSIFLQNYVLLAQTSDFMPFPSLIPDFDFMEPVAHIIGSSDLVIMVTTFVVMLLLTLIIKFTRIGKAMRATAQDKKMALLIGVDVNKVISATFVIGSGLAAIGGLLIASHVGQINFYIGFLAGIKAFTAAVLGGIGSMPGAMLGGLLLGWTESFATGYVSSDYEDVFAFSLLVLILIFKPNGILGRKEAKKV, from the coding sequence GTGGAATATTTTATTGAACTTTTTTTGAGCGGTCTTACCCGAGGCAGTATCTATGCTCTTATCGCCCTCGGTTACACCATGGTATACGGCATAATTGGGCTTATTAATTTTGCCCATGGTGAGATTTATATGATAGGTGCATTTACCGCTCTTATATTCGCTAATCTACTTACGGTGTGGGGCTGGCCCACCGCTGCGATTCTTATTTGTGCCGGTTCAGCGGCCGTAATTTACTCCTGTGCCTATGGATATACAGTAGAGAAAATTGCCTATAAACCATTGAGAAACGCACCACGTCTCTCACCGCTGATCAGTGCGATTGGCATGTCAATTTTTCTGCAAAACTATGTTCTTCTTGCTCAGACCTCCGACTTTATGCCTTTCCCATCTTTAATCCCTGATTTTGACTTTATGGAACCTGTTGCCCATATTATTGGCTCTTCTGATTTGGTAATAATGGTGACAACTTTTGTTGTCATGCTTTTGCTTACTCTTATTATTAAATTTACTCGAATTGGCAAAGCAATGAGAGCCACAGCACAAGACAAGAAAATGGCACTTCTGATTGGGGTTGATGTTAATAAGGTGATCTCTGCAACCTTTGTTATTGGCTCAGGGCTTGCGGCTATCGGCGGTCTGCTTATTGCCTCGCATGTTGGCCAAATTAATTTTTATATAGGTTTTCTGGCCGGCATAAAGGCCTTTACAGCTGCAGTTCTAGGCGGGATTGGCAGCATGCCTGGGGCTATGTTAGGTGGATTGCTTCTGGGCTGGACAGAAAGTTTTGCCACGGGCTACGTGTCTAGTGATTATGAAGATGTGTTTGCATTTTCACTGTTGGTACTCATCT